TGGATGCATTTCAACTTCGTTATAGCCCAGCAGCCACGGCCATTCGCCTGGAATATTGTTCAACAAGGTGTGCGATTCCGCCACTTCAGCATAGCAACCTTCCGGGGTTTCAACGCGGTCATCCCACGCCAGACAGCGGACCGGCAAAACCTTCTCTACCGCAGTATGGCGATAGCGCGCGCCGCCGTTAATGCCCTGGAAGCTGTAATATCCGCCAATCATCATCAGCGAGCCGCCGCCGGCCACGTAGTCATGCAGAAGCGTCAGACGGTTGGCGGTTCGCCGGCTTTTCAGCCAGGTGTCCGGATGCAGCAGCAGCGTATTGGCGCCGATGTCCGAGAGAATAATCGCATCCCACTCCTGCAGCGCTTCCAGCATCAGCGGAAAATCTGTCGCCGCCGCGTGGGCGGGCATATAGGTCACGGCGTAGGGACTGTCCGCCAGCGCTGCTAAAAAATCCGTTGCGCCGGTGTGCCAGGTGGTGGTGGCAAACTGGTCGAAACCTTTAACGTGCGTTGACGTGCTGGTCCAGGATTCACCGACCAGTAAGATTTTTTTCT
This Klebsiella michiganensis DNA region includes the following protein-coding sequences:
- a CDS encoding A4 beta-galactosidase middle domain protein, with the protein product MQKKILLVGESWTSTSTHVKGFDQFATTTWHTGATDFLAALADSPYAVTYMPAHAAATDFPLMLEALQEWDAIILSDIGANTLLLHPDTWLKSRRTANRLTLLHDYVAGGGSLMMIGGYYSFQGINGGARYRHTAVEKVLPVRCLAWDDRVETPEGCYAEVAESHTLLNNIPGEWPWLLGYNEVEMHPEGKLLATVAGTGHPLLAIREYQQGRSLVWTSDMSAHWLPEEFTQWPGYRQLWINCLDWLTEHR